A part of Streptomyces sp. NBC_01235 genomic DNA contains:
- the gatC gene encoding Asp-tRNA(Asn)/Glu-tRNA(Gln) amidotransferase subunit GatC: protein MPGITREEVAHLARLARLELKPEELEHFAGQLDDIIGAVARVSEVADQDVPPTSHPLPLTNVMRADEVRPSLTPEQALSGAPAQEQQRFKVPQILGED, encoded by the coding sequence ATGCCTGGCATCACGCGCGAGGAGGTCGCCCACCTCGCCCGGCTGGCGCGTCTGGAGCTGAAGCCCGAAGAGCTCGAACACTTCGCGGGACAGCTGGACGACATCATCGGCGCGGTCGCCCGCGTCAGTGAGGTCGCCGACCAAGACGTACCGCCGACCTCGCACCCGCTCCCGCTGACGAACGTCATGCGGGCGGACGAGGTCCGTCCGTCGCTCACCCCCGAGCAGGCGCTCTCCGGCGCCCCGGCCCAGGAGCAGCAGCGTTTCAAGGTGCCGCAGATCCTGGGGGAGGACTAA
- a CDS encoding putative bifunctional diguanylate cyclase/phosphodiesterase, with amino-acid sequence MEPTESAAPDARLRRLRVAGVWWGRWTARSGRHPGAQAYAPHRAPHTAPHPALNHRTPAQPHPGLPGTEPDRHLSWPALPAAVVAAAGFALGAGFYRAFTDNHALFPSGTLGWALAVLAGVIVGHLVLLGRARWWGGTGSGAALTLAVLLLYGWVPAGMVSLTVVVLVGIARRHRWRQGVLHGAVDILGIGAGALLLAACGRIPSVERPWTPDSWTVYTGPQVVLVAVAYLAVTRVLLWYLHAPRSGGLPTVARTALLRQGLVAVALLGIAPLICVVAVAKPILLPLFAIPLVALDSTLWMARARAEEQLRDPLTGLPNRQWLLERIWTALDDAERIGARAALMLIDLDRFRSVNDTLGHLAGDRLLLQIAERLRLALPRGAEVARLGGDEFAVLLPVADSTTSASRVARGLVSGLSSPLDLDGLTLVLEASAGVAVFPDHALDAEGLLRRADVAMYQAKRDRTGVEVYESKRDSNTPDRLGLLGDLRRALDAHEVQLHYQPKVRFDGQVAGLEALVRWVHPERGKVPPDEFIAIAESSGLMPHLTEYVLETALGQVAKWRAQGLFVPVAVNVSPRDVHTPGFAGSVAARLARHGVPAGALQLEITEHVLLEDPQRAAATLNGLTGHGVKMSLDDFGTGYSSLVHLRRLPVSELKIDRSFVARLAVDNEDAEIVRCTVDLAHSLGLLVVAEGVEDDETWERLRDLGCDAVQGWLVAAAMPPEEATAWLRARGSRGWQRPAAALPAAATDD; translated from the coding sequence ATGGAACCGACCGAGAGCGCCGCCCCGGACGCACGGCTGCGCCGACTCCGGGTCGCCGGCGTCTGGTGGGGGAGGTGGACGGCGCGCTCAGGGCGACATCCGGGCGCGCAGGCGTACGCACCGCACCGCGCGCCCCACACCGCACCGCACCCCGCCCTGAACCACCGCACACCCGCCCAGCCGCACCCCGGGCTGCCCGGCACCGAACCCGACCGGCATCTGTCCTGGCCCGCGCTGCCCGCCGCGGTCGTCGCGGCGGCCGGGTTCGCCCTCGGCGCCGGCTTCTACCGCGCCTTCACCGACAACCACGCGCTCTTCCCGTCCGGCACCCTCGGCTGGGCGCTGGCCGTACTGGCCGGCGTCATCGTCGGCCACCTGGTCCTGCTCGGCCGCGCCCGCTGGTGGGGCGGCACCGGCTCCGGCGCCGCCCTCACCCTCGCCGTCCTGCTGCTGTACGGCTGGGTGCCCGCCGGCATGGTCAGCCTCACCGTCGTCGTCCTGGTCGGCATAGCCCGGCGTCACCGCTGGCGGCAGGGCGTCCTGCACGGCGCGGTGGACATCCTCGGCATCGGCGCGGGCGCGCTGCTGCTGGCCGCCTGCGGACGGATACCGTCCGTGGAGCGACCCTGGACCCCCGACAGCTGGACGGTCTACACCGGCCCCCAGGTCGTCCTGGTGGCCGTCGCCTACCTCGCCGTCACCCGCGTCCTGCTCTGGTATCTGCACGCCCCGCGCTCCGGCGGACTGCCCACCGTCGCCCGTACGGCCCTTCTCAGGCAGGGCCTGGTAGCGGTCGCTCTCCTGGGTATCGCCCCGCTGATCTGCGTGGTGGCCGTGGCCAAGCCGATCCTGCTGCCGCTGTTCGCCATTCCGCTCGTCGCCCTCGACTCCACCCTGTGGATGGCCCGCGCCCGCGCGGAGGAACAACTGCGCGACCCGCTGACCGGGCTGCCCAACCGTCAGTGGCTCCTGGAACGTATCTGGACCGCCCTGGACGACGCCGAGCGCATCGGCGCCCGGGCCGCTCTGATGCTGATCGACCTCGACCGTTTCCGTTCGGTCAACGACACCCTCGGTCATCTCGCCGGAGACCGGCTGCTGCTCCAGATAGCCGAGCGGCTGCGGCTCGCCCTGCCGCGCGGGGCGGAGGTCGCGCGGCTCGGCGGGGACGAGTTCGCCGTCTTACTGCCCGTCGCCGACTCCACGACCTCGGCGTCCCGGGTCGCCCGCGGTCTGGTCTCCGGCCTCAGCTCGCCGCTCGACCTCGACGGTCTCACCCTCGTCCTGGAGGCCAGCGCCGGCGTCGCCGTCTTCCCCGACCACGCGCTCGACGCGGAAGGCCTGCTGCGCCGGGCCGACGTGGCGATGTACCAGGCCAAGCGGGACCGCACGGGCGTGGAGGTGTACGAGTCCAAGCGTGACTCCAACACCCCCGACCGGCTCGGACTGCTGGGCGACCTGCGGCGCGCGCTCGACGCGCACGAGGTGCAGCTGCACTACCAGCCGAAGGTCCGCTTCGACGGGCAGGTGGCGGGGCTGGAGGCCCTGGTCCGGTGGGTGCACCCGGAGCGGGGGAAGGTGCCGCCGGACGAGTTCATAGCGATCGCCGAGTCGTCGGGCCTGATGCCGCATCTGACGGAGTATGTGCTGGAGACGGCGCTCGGCCAGGTCGCGAAGTGGCGGGCCCAGGGGCTGTTCGTGCCGGTCGCGGTCAACGTCTCCCCGCGCGACGTCCACACGCCGGGCTTCGCGGGGTCGGTGGCAGCGCGGTTGGCGCGGCACGGAGTGCCTGCGGGAGCGCTCCAACTGGAGATAACCGAACACGTCCTCCTGGAGGACCCGCAGCGGGCCGCCGCGACCCTCAACGGGCTGACCGGGCACGGCGTGAAGATGTCGCTGGACGACTTCGGAACGGGCTACTCCTCCCTTGTGCACCTGCGCCGACTGCCCGTCAGCGAGCTGAAGATCGACCGCTCCTTCGTGGCCCGGCTGGCCGTCGACAACGAGGACGCGGAGATCGTGCGCTGCACCGTCGACCTCGCTCATTCGCTGGGGCTTCTGGTGGTCGCCGAGGGCGTCGAGGACGACGAGACGTGGGAGCGCCTGCGTGACCTGGGCTGCGACGCGGTGCAGGGCTGGCTGGTGGCCGCGGCGATGCCTCCCGAGGAGGCGACGGCGTGGCTGCGGGCCCGAGGCTCACGCGGCTGGCAGCGCCCCGCGGCAGCCCTCCCGGCGGCAGCCACCGACGACTGA
- a CDS encoding DUF4267 domain-containing protein gives MTVTAYTLAVALNLFCLFLGYRFLFQPASSAAGYGVPADPAGDAGAYLTIKGVRDGTLGLVGLALLVFAGARAEAWFMLCVALVPLGDTLIVLRHGGTRAVAFGIHFATAVVVLISAALLFAV, from the coding sequence ATGACCGTCACCGCCTACACACTGGCCGTCGCGCTCAACCTGTTCTGCCTGTTCCTCGGCTACCGGTTCCTGTTCCAGCCCGCCTCCTCCGCCGCCGGCTACGGCGTCCCGGCCGATCCCGCGGGCGACGCCGGCGCCTACCTCACGATCAAGGGCGTCAGGGACGGCACCCTCGGCCTGGTGGGCCTCGCGTTGCTGGTCTTCGCCGGGGCGCGGGCCGAGGCCTGGTTCATGCTCTGCGTGGCCCTCGTCCCGCTGGGCGACACCCTGATAGTCCTGCGCCACGGCGGAACCAGGGCCGTCGCCTTCGGAATTCACTTCGCCACGGCCGTTGTTGTGCTCATCAGCGCCGCACTGCTCTTCGCCGTCTGA
- the gatA gene encoding Asp-tRNA(Asn)/Glu-tRNA(Gln) amidotransferase subunit GatA has translation MTDNVNIIKLTAAETAAKIASGELTAVQVAEAHLARIEAVDEKVHAFLHVDREGALAQARAVDEKRERGEKLGPLAGVPLALKDIFTTEGIPTTVGSKILEGWIPPYDATLTKRLKAADVVILGKTNMDEFAMGSSTENSAYGPTGNPWDLTKIPGGSGGGSSAALASFQAPLAIGTDTGGSIRQPAAVTGTVGVKPTYGAVSRYGMVAFSSSLDQGGPCARTVLDAALLHEVIAGHDPLDSTSIDAPVPPVVEAARNGSVEGMRVGVVKQFRGEGYQAGVIQRFDESVALLKELGAEIVELDCPSFDLALSAYYLIAPSECSSNLARFDGLRYGLRSGDDGTRSAEDVTSLTREAGFGPEVKRRIMLGTYALSSGYYDAYYGSAQKVRTLITRDFEKAFEQVDVIVSPTTPTTAFAIGERADDPMAMYLADLCTIPTNLAGNAAMSLPCGLAPEDNLPVGLQIIAPALKDDRLYKVGAAVEAAFVERWGHPLLEEAPSL, from the coding sequence ATGACGGACAACGTCAACATCATCAAGCTCACGGCCGCCGAGACCGCCGCGAAGATCGCCTCCGGCGAGCTCACGGCCGTCCAGGTCGCCGAGGCCCACCTGGCGCGCATCGAGGCCGTCGACGAGAAGGTCCACGCCTTCCTGCACGTCGACCGCGAGGGCGCGCTCGCCCAGGCCCGTGCCGTCGACGAGAAGCGCGAGCGGGGCGAGAAGCTCGGCCCCCTCGCCGGCGTTCCCCTCGCGCTCAAGGACATCTTCACCACCGAGGGCATCCCGACGACCGTCGGTTCGAAGATCCTCGAGGGCTGGATCCCGCCGTACGACGCGACGCTCACCAAGCGGCTGAAGGCCGCCGACGTCGTCATCCTCGGCAAGACCAACATGGACGAGTTCGCCATGGGGTCCTCCACCGAGAACAGTGCTTACGGGCCCACCGGCAACCCCTGGGATCTCACCAAGATCCCCGGCGGATCGGGTGGCGGCTCCTCCGCCGCCCTCGCCTCCTTCCAGGCGCCCCTCGCCATCGGCACCGACACCGGCGGCTCCATCCGCCAGCCGGCCGCCGTCACCGGCACGGTCGGTGTGAAGCCGACGTACGGGGCCGTCTCGCGGTACGGCATGGTGGCCTTCTCGTCCTCGCTCGACCAGGGCGGGCCCTGCGCCCGTACGGTCCTGGACGCGGCGCTGCTGCACGAGGTCATCGCCGGGCACGACCCGCTCGACTCCACGTCCATCGACGCCCCGGTCCCGCCGGTCGTCGAGGCGGCCCGCAACGGCAGCGTCGAGGGCATGCGGGTCGGTGTCGTCAAGCAGTTCCGCGGCGAGGGCTACCAGGCCGGCGTCATCCAGCGGTTCGACGAGTCCGTCGCCCTGCTGAAGGAGCTGGGCGCCGAGATCGTCGAGCTGGACTGCCCGTCCTTCGACCTCGCCCTGTCGGCGTACTACCTGATCGCGCCGTCCGAGTGCTCGTCCAACCTCGCCCGCTTCGACGGTCTGCGCTACGGCCTGCGCAGCGGCGACGACGGCACGCGCTCGGCCGAGGACGTCACCTCCCTCACCCGTGAGGCGGGCTTCGGTCCCGAGGTGAAGCGCCGCATCATGCTCGGCACGTACGCGCTGAGCTCCGGCTACTACGACGCGTACTACGGCTCCGCCCAGAAGGTCCGCACGCTCATCACGCGCGACTTCGAGAAGGCCTTCGAGCAGGTCGACGTGATCGTCTCCCCGACGACCCCGACCACCGCCTTCGCGATCGGCGAGCGTGCCGACGACCCGATGGCGATGTACCTGGCCGACCTGTGCACCATCCCGACCAACCTGGCGGGCAACGCGGCCATGTCGCTGCCCTGCGGTCTCGCCCCGGAGGACAACCTCCCGGTGGGCCTGCAGATCATCGCCCCGGCGCTGAAGGACGACCGCCTTTACAAGGTCGGCGCCGCCGTCGAGGCCGCCTTCGTGGAAAGGTGGGGTCACCCGCTCCTCGAGGAGGCTCCGTCGCTGTGA
- a CDS encoding cupin domain-containing protein, with product MSLFVPKFDDSVIVRDADAEVIGGDPVGVKLLADSSASGGALSAVRVTLGEGADGARPHLHHHSAELFYLLDGEARLLSGDDIVTAERGDLVIVPPGKPHAFAAAPGSAADLLIVITPGVERFGYFRHLQRIRLGELTPESLLEVQELYDNQFLRSEAWEARRN from the coding sequence ATGTCGCTTTTCGTACCGAAGTTCGACGACTCCGTGATCGTCCGTGACGCCGATGCCGAGGTCATCGGCGGTGACCCCGTCGGCGTCAAGCTGCTCGCCGACAGCAGTGCGTCCGGCGGCGCGCTGTCCGCCGTCCGCGTCACCCTCGGCGAGGGTGCCGACGGCGCCCGCCCGCACCTGCACCACCACTCCGCCGAGCTGTTCTACCTCCTCGACGGCGAGGCCCGGCTCCTCTCGGGCGACGACATCGTCACCGCCGAACGCGGCGACCTCGTCATCGTCCCGCCGGGCAAGCCGCACGCCTTCGCCGCCGCCCCCGGAAGCGCCGCCGACCTGCTCATCGTGATCACCCCCGGCGTCGAACGCTTCGGCTACTTCCGTCACCTCCAGCGCATCCGCCTGGGCGAGCTCACCCCGGAGAGCCTCCTCGAAGTACAGGAGCTCTACGACAACCAGTTCCTGCGCAGCGAGGCCTGGGAAGCCCGCCGAAACTGA
- the gatB gene encoding Asp-tRNA(Asn)/Glu-tRNA(Gln) amidotransferase subunit GatB, whose protein sequence is MTTTTDLVSYEDALASYDPVMGLEVHVELGTKTKMFCGCSTELGAEPNSQTCPTCLGMPGALPVVNAIGIESAIKIGLALNCEIAEWCRFARKNYFYPDMPKNFQTSQYDEPIAFNGYLDVQLEDGETFRVEIERAHMEEDTGKSTHVGGATGRIHGASHSLLDYNRAGIPLIEIVTKPIEGAGERAPEVAKAYVRELRELIKALGVSEARMEMGQMRCDVNLSLRPHGREKFGTRSETKNVNSLRSVERAARFEIQRHAAVLSSGGTIIQETRHFHEDTGSTTSGRVKEEAEDYRYFPEPDLVPVAPSREWVEEIRAGLPELPLVRRGRLLAEWGISANDMQSILNAGALDLIVATIDAGADAASARKWWMGELARSANESGVSLDELAITPEQVARVAQLVSGGDLNDKLARQVIEGVLAGEGTPDEVVVKRGLKVVSDEGALTTAVEEAIAGNPGIADKIRGGKVAAAGALVGAVMKATRGQADAARVKELILQKLGVSEG, encoded by the coding sequence GTGACCACCACGACCGACCTGGTGTCGTACGAGGACGCGCTGGCGTCCTACGACCCCGTCATGGGCCTCGAGGTCCATGTCGAACTCGGCACCAAGACGAAGATGTTCTGTGGGTGTTCGACCGAGCTGGGCGCCGAGCCCAACTCGCAGACCTGCCCCACCTGCCTCGGCATGCCCGGCGCGCTTCCGGTCGTCAACGCGATCGGCATCGAGTCCGCGATCAAGATCGGTCTCGCGCTGAACTGCGAGATCGCCGAGTGGTGCCGTTTCGCCCGGAAGAACTACTTCTATCCGGACATGCCGAAGAACTTCCAGACCTCCCAGTACGACGAGCCGATCGCCTTCAACGGCTACCTCGACGTCCAGCTGGAGGACGGCGAGACCTTCCGCGTGGAGATCGAGCGCGCCCACATGGAGGAGGACACCGGCAAGTCGACGCACGTCGGCGGCGCCACCGGCCGTATCCACGGCGCGTCCCACTCCCTGCTGGACTACAACCGCGCCGGCATCCCGCTCATCGAGATCGTCACCAAGCCGATCGAGGGCGCGGGTGAGCGTGCTCCCGAGGTGGCGAAGGCCTACGTCCGTGAGCTGCGCGAGCTCATCAAGGCGCTCGGTGTCTCCGAGGCCCGCATGGAGATGGGCCAGATGCGCTGCGACGTGAACCTGTCGCTGCGCCCGCACGGCCGGGAGAAGTTCGGCACCCGGTCCGAGACGAAGAACGTGAACTCGCTGCGGTCCGTGGAGCGCGCGGCCCGCTTCGAGATCCAGCGGCACGCGGCCGTGCTGTCGTCCGGCGGCACGATCATCCAGGAGACCCGCCACTTCCACGAGGACACCGGGTCGACGACCTCGGGCCGCGTGAAGGAGGAGGCCGAGGACTACCGGTACTTCCCGGAGCCCGACCTGGTGCCGGTCGCCCCGTCCCGTGAGTGGGTCGAGGAGATCCGTGCCGGGCTGCCGGAGCTGCCGCTGGTCCGCCGGGGCCGACTGCTCGCCGAGTGGGGCATCTCCGCCAACGACATGCAGTCGATCCTCAACGCCGGTGCGCTGGACCTGATCGTCGCCACGATCGACGCCGGCGCCGACGCGGCCTCCGCCCGCAAGTGGTGGATGGGCGAACTGGCGCGCAGCGCCAACGAGTCGGGCGTCTCGCTCGACGAGCTGGCGATCACGCCCGAGCAGGTCGCCCGGGTCGCGCAGCTCGTGAGCGGCGGCGACCTGAACGACAAGCTGGCCCGTCAGGTCATCGAGGGCGTCCTCGCGGGCGAGGGCACCCCGGACGAGGTCGTCGTCAAGCGCGGTCTGAAGGTCGTCTCCGACGAGGGCGCGCTCACCACGGCCGTCGAGGAGGCCATCGCCGGCAACCCGGGCATCGCCGACAAGATCCGCGGCGGCAAGGTGGCCGCGGCCGGCGCCCTGGTCGGCGCGGTGATGAAGGCCACGCGCGGTCAGGCCGACGCGGCCCGCGTCAAGGAGCTGATCCTTCAGAAGCTGGGCGTCAGCGAGGGCTGA